In Aminobacterium sp. MB27-C1, a single genomic region encodes these proteins:
- a CDS encoding cell division protein yields the protein MVTQEKRAIAVGSQLFVDLWSLEGFEGIICENPSEIHVVYRELLDESIAFIIAEETWFRNLPDNYRKRFEKMQNPVWIPFPSLQIETD from the coding sequence ATGGTTACGCAAGAAAAAAGAGCTATAGCCGTAGGTTCGCAGTTATTTGTAGATCTCTGGAGTCTCGAAGGTTTTGAAGGAATTATATGTGAGAACCCTTCGGAGATACATGTTGTTTATCGAGAATTACTTGATGAATCTATAGCTTTTATTATTGCGGAAGAGACATGGTTTAGAAATCTGCCCGATAATTACAGAAAACGATTTGAAAAAATGCAAAATCCTGTTTGGATACCTTTCCCATCGTTACAGATAGAAACGGACTGA
- a CDS encoding V-type ATPase subunit has protein sequence MGKLSFSHENYGYLNACLRGRVSRLFKTDDYETIARGDLKAFEQFLLESPYAESFRQKLVTLRSGTLRRIESAIAREVSLQLRFLGDTAQGEAKDLLGVILARSDLMNGRLLLRALYTDSKHGEEPQWHDYGNLSANFYSDIWQNTATATDIISRCRIQAHPYALALSSSFVELERTKDLMKAERVLLTSMLKLFQENVNKYSSSNSTILCEYLGRSIDMWNLGIWLRQRSGFIPSETALKLYLQNGQWLTIKKLSQATVLMELVHQTPWQAIIRAIENSTPQEFQRALFVQFIKWQADLFRANPLGVEVGMGYIAKYIIEWQNLNLLSVGISMGLPEKELLSRLIPV, from the coding sequence TTGGGAAAACTGAGCTTCTCTCACGAAAATTACGGTTATCTTAACGCCTGCCTTCGAGGGAGAGTTTCTCGCCTTTTTAAAACAGATGATTATGAAACTATCGCTCGTGGTGACCTAAAGGCTTTTGAACAATTTTTGCTAGAAAGTCCTTATGCTGAGAGTTTTCGCCAAAAGTTGGTAACACTTCGAAGTGGAACACTGCGACGAATAGAATCGGCGATAGCTCGTGAAGTTTCTCTCCAATTGCGTTTTCTTGGAGATACGGCGCAAGGGGAAGCAAAAGACCTTTTAGGAGTAATTTTAGCCCGTTCTGACCTAATGAACGGGCGGCTTCTTTTGCGCGCTCTATACACTGACAGTAAACATGGAGAAGAACCACAATGGCATGATTATGGGAACTTATCAGCAAACTTCTACAGTGATATATGGCAGAATACAGCAACAGCAACGGATATTATCTCTCGATGTCGGATACAAGCCCATCCATACGCTCTTGCTTTAAGCTCTTCTTTTGTGGAACTTGAACGGACAAAAGATCTCATGAAAGCAGAAAGAGTATTACTAACATCAATGCTTAAGCTTTTTCAGGAGAATGTAAATAAATATTCTTCCAGCAATAGTACTATCCTTTGTGAGTATCTCGGACGATCTATAGATATGTGGAATCTTGGTATATGGCTTCGGCAACGCTCGGGCTTTATTCCATCTGAGACAGCTTTAAAACTATATCTTCAAAATGGCCAATGGCTTACTATTAAAAAATTATCTCAAGCTACAGTTTTGATGGAGCTTGTACATCAGACTCCATGGCAAGCAATTATTAGAGCTATTGAGAATAGCACTCCTCAAGAATTTCAGCGCGCACTGTTTGTTCAATTTATAAAATGGCAAGCTGATCTTTTTCGAGCTAATCCTCTTGGCGTCGAAGTGGGAATGGGATATATAGCCAAATACATTATTGAATGGCAGAATTTAAATCTTTTATCTGTTGGAATCTCAATGGGGTTACCGGAAAAAGAACTTTTATCTCGTCTTATTCCAGTTTAA